From the genome of Curtobacterium sp. TC1:
GAGCGCCGAGCACGTGGTCTTGTCGCGGAGATGCTCAACTCCGAGGAGGACATCGTCTTTGAGCCGACGGTGCGGCACTCGGAGGCCACGGCTCAGGCGACCCGCGAGCGGGGCCTCCTGGTGCACGAGCTCGACGCGCAGGTCCAGGACGGGCCGAAGTGGTACGAGATCCGCCGTGGCACCGCAGAGGCGCAGGTACTCGCCCCACAGACCGCCTCGTCTGTTGCCGATGACCTGCACGCCCTCACCACGGCGCTGGTAGAGCGCATCAGTCAGTCCGAACACGAAGGAGCCGACGCATGACCGAGACACCCGAGCGGAAGGTGACGGGCCTCGCCCCCCGCGGCACCAGCACACCAGACGTCTCTCGGCTGATAGCGCGAAACCGGCCTCCGGCTCCGGACGATGAGGCCGCCAACTCGTCTGCGAAACCTCCGGCGGTTCCCGCAACGGAGCGAGCCGACGTCGACGACACCACGGTGTCCGTCACGTTCTACATGCGCCGCGCTGTCCGAGCGCGAGCGAAAGCAGTCTTCCGCGCGACCCGGTACATCGAGCAGGACGACTCGTGGTCTGCCTTCCTCGAAGGCGCAATCTTGGCGGAGGTACGAAGAAGAGAAGGGGTGTACAACGAGGGACGCCCCTACCCCGGCGACGACCGCCGACTCTCGCCCGGACGGAGCATCTGATGTTGGACGAAGCTGCATCGGCGCCGGAGCTCTCGCCGATGCTGTTGCGCGTCGTCACAGCTCACTCCGAGGCGGCGCGCGAGGCCGCCAACGGCAACACCAAGCGATTGCACGTGGATGCGCGCGACGCGGCGCTCCGTCGAGCCGCCGAGGTCCACCCGGCCGAGACGCTTAGCGACGTGGCCGGCCTCAGCTCCGGTGAGCTTGCTACTGCACTCCGCCGAGACACCCGGCGACCGAAGCCCCCACCCTCGACCGACCCGCTGCTCCGAGACATCCCCGCCGCGGAGCGTCGGCTCTTGGAGACCGTGGAACTGCTGTTCTACACGCACGGGATCCGTGCCGTTGGCGTCGACCAGATCAT
Proteins encoded in this window:
- a CDS encoding ParB family protein, which encodes MTETPERKVTGLAPRGTSTPDVSRLIARNRPPAPDDEAANSSAKPPAVPATERADVDDTTVSVTFYMRRAVRARAKAVFRATRYIEQDDSWSAFLEGAILAEVRRREGVYNEGRPYPGDDRRLSPGRSI